AATGGTTCGGCGGCGCCCATTCCATCTACCGCACGCACTCGCGCACGCTCGAAGCCGCGCGCGAGCATTTCGAGGTGGTGGCCTTCAGCTTCGGCTACGCTATCGACGACATCGGGCGCGCGGTGTTCGACCGCTTCATCGAACTGGAGGAACCGGAATACATCGGCGAATGTCTGAAAACAATTCGCGACTTTGCCGAGGCGGAACGTCCCGACGTGCTCTATATGCCGAGTGTCGGCATGTTCGCGCTGACGGTGTTCATGTCGAACCTGCGCGTTGCGCCGCTGCAGATCGCCGGGCTCGGCCATCCGGCCACGACTCACTCCGACAAGATCGACTACGTCAGCGTCGAGGAAGATTACGTCGGCGACCCGGCCTGCTTCAGCGAACGTCTGCTGAAGCTGCCGAAAGACGGTCAGCCGTACCGGCCGTCGGTGGCGCTGCCGGATATCGTCGCGGAAGTGCCGCCGTCACGTGAAACGCTGGAGGTGGTCATCACGGCCAGCGCAATGAAGCTCAATCCCGGCTTTCTCGAAGCGTGCCGCGAGATCGGCACGCGCGCTGCAACGCCTGTGGAGTTTCACTTCATGAGCGGCGTACCTTACGGTTTACCGCTCGAGCGCATGCGCGAAGTCATCCGCCAGGCGTTGCCGCGCGCGGTCGTGCACGGCTTTCACGATTACGCGGATTATCTGGCGCGGGTCAATCGCTCCGACCTCTTTCTCAGCCCGTTTCCGTTCGGCAATACCAACGGTATCGTCGACGCGCTCACGCTGGGTTTGCCCGGCATCTGCAAGCGCGGGCCGGAAGTGTTCGAACGGATCGACGGCGCGCTGTTCGAGCGCGTGGGCATGCCGTCGTGGGCGACAGCGGAGAGCGTTGAGGACTACATCGCCGCCGCCGTGCGAATGATCGATGCGCACGCTGAGCGCACGGCCTTGCGGCTGCGTCTGATTGACACGCAGGCGGTGGAGCGCTGCTTTGAAGGGCGGCCGCAGGCGTTTGGTGAAAGCGTGTTGCGACTGGTGCGGGACAAGCAGCGCCAACGCGAGGAGGCGGTGGTTTGAAGGTTGCGGTGGTTTGAAGGTTGCGGTGGTTTGAAGGTTGCGGTGGTTTGAAGGTTGCGGTGGTTTGAAGGTTGCGGTGGTTTGAAGGTCGTTGCGGCTTGCCTGCCCTCACGGCTTGCTTTGCCTCACGGCTTGCCATGCGCCGCAAGTTTCCTTGTGTCACCAATCACCACTCGACTTGCCATTGCCCGATGCGTTATTCCGTCGCGTTCGCGGCCGGGGTCACAAGATTCGCCGGTGCGAGCCAGTTGAATGCGCTCAGCGTCGGCCCGTGGAACGTGCACTCGGCGGCGGCTGGCGTGACGATCTTCTGCGGTTTGGCGGGCTTGAGCGAGAGTGCTTCGGTTGCCGAAGCGCCTGATGCCCCAGAAGCACCAACGGACACCGCCGAAGCCGGCAATGCCGCAGACGCCGCCTGTGCGCCCGAAGCGGTCAGCGGCGCTTTCGTCACTGAAGCCACAGACGCCACAGACGCAGGCACCCCCACATGCTCGATCGATCCCTCGACCACCACCCGCGAGCCGTTAATGCCTGAGCCCGCATGGGCGATCTTCAGCGTATCCGCCGACGTATCCGCCAGCTTGCTTCGCATCAACTGCTCGCACGCGTCCGTGTTCTTATAGACAGTCGTACAGCCCGCCAGCAAAGCAGCAGCCGTGACGCAGGCGATAAAGAGAATCCGAATCTTCATTGATGTTCCGTTTTTCAAGCCGTCGGCAATTGTAGCTTACGGGCCGCTTGACCTGCACCCGCTCAGCGCACCCGGTCGCGTGTCCATTCAATGCCGGAAGCAACGTACCGGCTGCATATGGCAACGGACATCTTCACGGCCTATCCACCGCGAGTAACACAGTGACTGCTTGACCGCAGCGGCTTGCACCGGCATCGTGTTGACCGGCCGCCGTCCTTCCAGCGCGCCGCCGGCTTCCCGGCCGTGCCTCGCGATCAACATCGCTTCGCCCTCTCAATCTTTCTCACTTTGTGCCGACCAGCTTTCCCGCATGTTCAGCCTTGCCCTGCTCGCTATCGCGGGTTACACCGCCACCAACATCGACAACCTGTTCGTGCTGCTCGCCTTCCTGGCGGAAGCGGGCGGCGAGCGGTGTCGCGTGATCGCCGGGCAGTGTGCCGGCTCGCTGACCTTGATCGTGGGGTCAATGCTGCTCGCCGCATTGCTGAAGCATCTGCCGGCGGGTTATGTCGGATTGCTCGGCATCCTGCCCATCGGCGTGGGACTCGCCAAAGCATGGGAGCGCTTTGGCCCCCGCAGCGCGCAACAGGAGGAAACGCGGCGGGCCGGCGGCGAGCCGCCCGCCGCACGCGCCTCATCCCGGTGGGTGGTGGCCTGCGTTGCCATCGCCAACGGTTCCGACAATCTCGCCGTCTATGTGCCGCTGTACGCAAGCCATTCACACAGCGAGGGTGCATTCATCTCGCTGGTCTTTATCGTGATGATCGGGCTCTGGTGCGCGGGCGCCGTATGGCTCGTCAAACATCCACTGCTCGGCGCGCCGATCCGGCGCTACGGCACGGCGCTGCTACCGCTGATCCTGGTGGTGATCGGCGTCTCGGTGATCGCGCAGAACGATACGCCGCGGATCATATTCGGGCTCTGAGTGACGACGAGCGGCACATCAGCAAGAGAATCGACGAAAAAAAACGGCACGGTCCGTGCAAAGATGCGCAGCTGTCCAGCGCGCGATGCTGCATGACCGCCAGGCGCGCGACCGCTCAGTTCGCCGGCGTTTGCGGTTGCACGTAGGTACGTACGCCGGCGAGCGGTGAACCATAGCCGCCGGAATTCGCGTGGTTCGGCAAGCCGTTGACCAGTTGCGCGCGCGGATCGGTCGGATTCAGGTTCATTTCCCCTGCCTGCTGGTTGCCGTGCGTCGGATATTCGCTGCCTCGCGCTGCGTTCGGCATCAAACGCGTGCTGTTTTGCGGCGCATTCATGTCGTCCTGCGGACTCAGGCCTTGCGCTCCCGCCTGCGCGGCGATCGCGCACGCAGCCGCGCACAGTAACACCTGCCCTGCCCGCCACCTCCTCGATGTTCGTTTCATACCTGCCTCCAGCAAAATGAAATGAAAAGAAAAGAATCAGGTTGCGCTCGACACACGCCAGGCCCGCGCGCGACGGCAAACCCTGACCACCCCCTGACCACCATTTATACGCGCCATCTGACGCTTCGGATTCGCCCGGCGTGGCGCGACCTGCAGCAAACAGGAAAACTGGCTGCCCCGGTCATTTATTCCTCGCGTTCCCGGCTGCTGCGGCGCCACGCAGCAAATCGAGCAAGCGCCTATCCTTATGCCGATTGCCGATTTCCTTCCAGGCCGATCGAACCCGATAATGGACGCCATGAACCCTCGACCCAATCTCCAGACTCGCGCGTCGCGCACCGCGCTCGCCGCGTTGAGTGCGGCGCTGCTTCTCGCGGCCTGCGCCGGCCCGTCAGCCTCGACTTCCGCCTCTGCATCGGTCGATCCCGCGCTGCTCGACGCGGCCATTGCCGGACCGCAGCGCGGCGACAAGGCCCGCACGCGCGATATCTACCGTCATCCGAAAGAGACGCTGCAATTCTTCGAACTCGCGCCGTCACAAAGCGTGCTGGAGATCGAGCCGGGCGGCGGCTGGTATACGGAGATCCTCGCGCCGTATCTGCACGACCACGGCAAGCTCTTCGAGGCGCAGTACGACGGCCCGCAGGGCGGACCATCGGTGGAGGCACAGGCCGGCCGGGCTGCGTTCGCACGCAAGCTCGCGGCCACGCCCGCCGTCTACGGCAAGGTCGTGGTCGGCACGCTGCATGCGGGCCAGTTCAGCGGTTTTCCAGCCGATGCCAGCGTCGATGAGGTGCTGACCTTCCGCAATATCCACAACTGGATCAAGGACGGCCAGATCGACGCGAACCTGCGCGCCTTCTACGCAGCGCTCAAGCCGGGCGGCGCGCTCGGGGTCGAGGAACATCGCGCGGCGCCGGGCACCTCGCTGCAACAAACCATCGATACCGGCTACGTGACCGAAGACTACGTGATCGAACACGCGCGCGCGGCCGGCTTCGAGCTGGCCGGCAAGAGCGAGGTGAACAGCAACCCGCGTGACACGAAAAACTATCCCAACGGCGTCTGGTCGCTGCCGCCGACCTTCGAAGGCGGCGACGTCGACCGGGCGAAATAC
This genomic stretch from Paraburkholderia dioscoreae harbors:
- a CDS encoding glycosyl transferase family 1; its protein translation is MEEPTFSLDHFEQLVYTQQHVKASIQFIAALALLQQKRGKLDGCFLASGIADLPPDEQRQRFCTRLASAASTLFADPAFKLPPECFRLLLTLHEWVGLVFSSTAFGNADHVARNLNPRGQENAQFLPGDSFVEKLCVLYSTESELELDFAALWAYNKSLAACLALVLLAPVFKGSASAHIKREALMEWLPGKLQQIADLDDLPTALLHNAYMFCSYADTPRRHEIKRDINALVRRKLNQLGLTDLPASQLSPAKSRKQRGKKPLMLVVLEWFGGAHSIYRTHSRTLEAAREHFEVVAFSFGYAIDDIGRAVFDRFIELEEPEYIGECLKTIRDFAEAERPDVLYMPSVGMFALTVFMSNLRVAPLQIAGLGHPATTHSDKIDYVSVEEDYVGDPACFSERLLKLPKDGQPYRPSVALPDIVAEVPPSRETLEVVITASAMKLNPGFLEACREIGTRAATPVEFHFMSGVPYGLPLERMREVIRQALPRAVVHGFHDYADYLARVNRSDLFLSPFPFGNTNGIVDALTLGLPGICKRGPEVFERIDGALFERVGMPSWATAESVEDYIAAAVRMIDAHAERTALRLRLIDTQAVERCFEGRPQAFGESVLRLVRDKQRQREEAVV
- a CDS encoding cadmium resistance transporter, which translates into the protein MFSLALLAIAGYTATNIDNLFVLLAFLAEAGGERCRVIAGQCAGSLTLIVGSMLLAALLKHLPAGYVGLLGILPIGVGLAKAWERFGPRSAQQEETRRAGGEPPAARASSRWVVACVAIANGSDNLAVYVPLYASHSHSEGAFISLVFIVMIGLWCAGAVWLVKHPLLGAPIRRYGTALLPLILVVIGVSVIAQNDTPRIIFGL
- a CDS encoding class I SAM-dependent methyltransferase, which translates into the protein MDAMNPRPNLQTRASRTALAALSAALLLAACAGPSASTSASASVDPALLDAAIAGPQRGDKARTRDIYRHPKETLQFFELAPSQSVLEIEPGGGWYTEILAPYLHDHGKLFEAQYDGPQGGPSVEAQAGRAAFARKLAATPAVYGKVVVGTLHAGQFSGFPADASVDEVLTFRNIHNWIKDGQIDANLRAFYAALKPGGALGVEEHRAAPGTSLQQTIDTGYVTEDYVIEHARAAGFELAGKSEVNSNPRDTKNYPNGVWSLPPTFEGGDVDRAKYAAIGESDRMTLRFVKPAH